A stretch of Sinimarinibacterium sp. NLF-5-8 DNA encodes these proteins:
- a CDS encoding sulfatase-like hydrolase/transferase — MSNNLVYIIMDSCRFDSYQAAKRPNMDRIGAGDARYAYASWTSPSHYTYLMGMIPHTSPQGVFASEVYKQDFVKWVDRLGIDDLSFKSFVPQLSLPKVLQDNGYRTLARVSMPVLNPTSHLNKHFDDYKLMENHNDFAGMIDDIEFYDDEPSMYFLNLGETHYPYMLDGKSLPHISGVHGVFKRMDDEMGEQTSDVFFNDQQMQDLHRQQIKCVEHVDRVLDALISKAPKGTHFIITADHGECFGEGGYFGHGPIVHEKVLQVPFLEGKKR; from the coding sequence ATGAGCAACAATCTGGTTTACATCATCATGGACAGCTGCCGCTTTGACAGCTACCAAGCCGCCAAACGCCCCAACATGGATCGCATCGGCGCCGGTGACGCGCGCTATGCCTACGCATCGTGGACATCGCCCTCGCATTACACCTATCTGATGGGGATGATCCCGCACACCAGCCCGCAGGGCGTGTTTGCCTCTGAGGTGTACAAGCAGGATTTCGTCAAATGGGTCGATCGCCTTGGCATTGACGATCTGTCGTTCAAGAGCTTTGTGCCGCAGCTTTCGCTGCCCAAGGTGCTGCAAGACAACGGCTACCGCACCCTCGCGCGCGTGTCGATGCCGGTGCTCAACCCCACCTCGCACCTGAACAAGCACTTTGACGATTACAAGCTGATGGAAAATCACAACGATTTCGCCGGCATGATCGACGACATCGAGTTCTACGACGATGAGCCGTCGATGTACTTCCTCAACCTCGGCGAAACCCACTACCCCTACATGCTCGACGGCAAATCGCTGCCGCACATCTCCGGCGTTCACGGCGTGTTCAAGCGCATGGACGACGAAATGGGCGAGCAAACCAGCGATGTGTTTTTCAACGACCAGCAAATGCAGGACCTGCATCGCCAGCAAATCAAATGCGTGGAACACGTCGATCGCGTGCTCGATGCGCTGATCAGCAAAGCGCCCAAAGGCACGCACTTCATCATCACCGCCGATCACGGCGAGTGCTTTGGCGAAGGCGGCTACTTTGGTCACGGCCCCATCGTTCACGAAAAAGTGCTGCAAGTGCCTTTTCTGGAAGGTAAAAAACGCTAA
- a CDS encoding symmetrical bis(5'-nucleosyl)-tetraphosphatase: MSTYVVGDLQGCLTPLQRLLEQLRFDPARDLLVCAGDMVARGPDSLGTLRFLRSLGPACAAVLGNHDLHLIAQAHGIGRIKPDFQTLLDAADAAELLETLIQRPLAWSDPASNTLVVHAGLAPQWRAQDALRHAEQAQAVLRDPVQLQAFLPEMYGDTPDRWQDDLTGSARIRTIINILTRSRYCFADGRLDFTQKGTPGSQPATLQPWFTLPQRRSLETRIVFGHWSTLGRVQWPRFNVCGLDTGCVWGGALTALRLEDGRVFQNPSQTPALVSTRP, translated from the coding sequence ATGAGCACTTACGTCGTCGGCGACCTGCAAGGTTGCCTCACCCCACTGCAGCGATTGCTGGAGCAACTGCGCTTTGATCCGGCTCGCGATCTTCTGGTTTGCGCCGGCGATATGGTCGCGCGCGGGCCGGATTCCCTCGGCACCCTGCGCTTTTTACGCAGCCTGGGCCCCGCCTGTGCTGCCGTGCTCGGCAATCACGATCTGCATTTGATCGCGCAGGCGCATGGGATTGGCCGGATCAAGCCCGACTTTCAGACCCTCCTCGATGCTGCCGACGCTGCCGAACTGCTGGAAACCCTGATCCAGCGTCCGCTGGCCTGGTCAGACCCTGCCAGCAACACCCTGGTCGTCCATGCCGGGCTGGCGCCCCAATGGCGCGCGCAGGATGCCTTGCGCCATGCCGAACAGGCGCAAGCTGTGCTGCGCGATCCGGTGCAGTTGCAGGCGTTCCTGCCCGAGATGTATGGCGATACCCCCGACCGCTGGCAGGACGATTTGACCGGCAGCGCGCGCATTCGCACCATCATCAACATCCTGACCCGCAGCCGCTATTGCTTTGCCGATGGGCGTCTGGACTTTACCCAAAAAGGCACCCCCGGCAGCCAGCCCGCAACCTTGCAGCCGTGGTTCACGCTGCCGCAGCGGCGCAGTCTGGAGACACGGATCGTGTTCGGCCATTGGTCCACGCTGGGGCGCGTACAGTGGCCGCGCTTCAACGTCTGCGGACTGGATACCGGCTGCGTCTGGGGTGGTGCATTGACGGCGCTGAGGCTGGAAGATGGCCGGGTTTTCCAAAATCCATCCCAGACGCCCGCCCTCGTTTCCACACGTCCATAG
- the gstA gene encoding glutathione transferase GstA, translating into MKLYFAPGACSLASRIAALESGIELQTEQVDLASKKTASGADFAALNPKGYVPLLVLDDGSKLTEGPAVLQYLADQNPGAGLAPAHGTLARYQVQEWLNYIGTEIHKTYSVMFNPACTAEAREAAIAGLSRRYDYVEQQLAGRDYLIGAQFTVADCYLFVTTSWGAHLKIDLLSSRPKLQGYMGRIAARPAVQAALKAEGLM; encoded by the coding sequence ATGAAGTTGTATTTTGCCCCAGGTGCTTGCTCGCTGGCGTCGCGGATCGCGGCATTGGAATCCGGCATTGAACTGCAAACCGAGCAAGTTGATTTGGCGAGCAAGAAAACCGCCAGCGGTGCCGACTTTGCGGCACTCAATCCCAAAGGCTATGTGCCGCTGCTGGTACTCGACGATGGCAGCAAGCTCACCGAAGGCCCGGCAGTACTGCAATACCTCGCCGATCAAAACCCCGGCGCGGGGCTGGCACCGGCCCACGGCACGCTGGCACGTTACCAAGTGCAGGAGTGGCTGAACTACATCGGCACCGAAATCCACAAAACCTACAGTGTGATGTTCAACCCCGCGTGCACTGCCGAGGCGCGCGAGGCAGCGATTGCCGGTTTGAGCCGTCGCTATGACTATGTTGAGCAGCAGCTTGCCGGGCGCGACTACCTGATTGGTGCGCAGTTCACCGTGGCCGACTGCTACCTGTTTGTGACCACCAGTTGGGGTGCGCATCTGAAAATCGACCTGCTGTCGTCGCGACCCAAGCTGCAAGGCTATATGGGGCGCATTGCCGCGCGCCCGGCGGTACAAGCCGCGCTCAAGGCCGAAGGGCTGATGTAA
- a CDS encoding patatin-like phospholipase family protein, whose product MATPEPAPAEGADAKKDARPDFKLTWSGLRRPRAVTGDVAEDVAVPAPQPPVIGLALGSGSARGWSHIGVILELEALGIRPQVVAGTSIGALVGAVYAAGQLQELADWVSALTVRDVMGLMDVTFTGGGMVRGEKLFSTFAERHSNPNIEDLALRYASVCTEMASGREIWITQGPILTAARASCALPGVFTPVKHQGRWMLDGGLVNPVPVSTCRALGADVVIAVNLNAQLVGAHWSRASRLQAEQEIAAPSTPLAEVNAINSGGGLPSDDARGRNDARAGRGFWQKVMGYLESSDPDRPALFDVVAASVNIMQDRLTRSRMAGDPPEITLVPLLEDYALMDFHRAEQAIAEGRALVRRHEAELCAWAQPAAR is encoded by the coding sequence ATGGCCACGCCAGAGCCTGCGCCCGCAGAGGGGGCGGACGCCAAAAAAGACGCCAGACCCGATTTCAAACTCACCTGGTCGGGGCTGCGCCGCCCGCGCGCCGTGACGGGCGATGTGGCGGAGGACGTAGCCGTCCCCGCACCACAACCGCCTGTCATCGGCCTGGCGCTGGGCAGCGGTTCGGCACGCGGCTGGTCCCACATTGGCGTGATTCTGGAGCTGGAGGCGCTCGGCATTCGTCCGCAGGTGGTGGCGGGCACCTCCATCGGCGCGCTGGTCGGCGCGGTTTATGCCGCCGGTCAATTGCAGGAACTGGCCGACTGGGTCAGCGCGCTGACCGTGCGCGATGTGATGGGGCTGATGGATGTCACCTTTACCGGCGGCGGCATGGTGCGCGGCGAAAAACTGTTCAGCACCTTTGCCGAGCGGCACAGCAACCCCAACATCGAAGATCTGGCATTGCGCTACGCCAGCGTTTGCACCGAAATGGCCAGTGGCCGCGAAATCTGGATCACCCAGGGGCCGATTCTCACGGCCGCGCGCGCTTCCTGCGCCTTGCCTGGCGTGTTTACGCCGGTCAAGCACCAGGGGCGCTGGATGCTCGATGGTGGCTTGGTCAATCCGGTGCCGGTTTCGACCTGCCGCGCGCTGGGCGCCGATGTGGTGATCGCGGTCAATCTCAATGCGCAACTGGTGGGCGCGCATTGGTCGCGCGCCAGTCGCCTGCAAGCCGAGCAGGAGATTGCAGCCCCGAGTACCCCACTGGCCGAAGTCAATGCCATCAACAGCGGCGGCGGCCTGCCGAGCGACGATGCCAGAGGCCGAAACGATGCGCGCGCGGGACGTGGGTTCTGGCAAAAAGTCATGGGCTACCTTGAAAGCAGCGACCCCGACCGTCCGGCGCTGTTTGATGTGGTCGCCGCCAGTGTCAACATCATGCAGGATCGCCTGACCCGCAGTCGCATGGCCGGTGATCCCCCGGAAATCACCCTGGTACCACTGCTGGAGGATTACGCCTTGATGGATTTTCACCGTGCCGAACAAGCGATTGCCGAGGGGCGCGCGCTGGTGCGTCGCCACGAAGCCGAACTCTGCGCCTGGGCGCAGCCCGCGGCGCGCTGA
- a CDS encoding SDR family oxidoreductase, whose amino-acid sequence MLLNNKVVIVSGIGPGLGVKLAVEAAREGAHAVIIGARTADKLDDAEHRIAEVNPACHVLKHITDITDRAQCEAMAAASIQAFGRIDALINSAFFHGDMDHVSTANLDRWAAVFETNLIGTLKLTQAVLPHMKAQRSGAIVMINTMATRQVPPLGEAGYAASKAALANAVKYLATEVGAHNIRANSIHMGWMWGAPVQGYFEWQAREQQVPVETLTQPIINSIPLRRIPTDTECARAALFLASDYASAITGASLDANGGAFMG is encoded by the coding sequence ATGCTATTGAACAACAAAGTCGTCATCGTCTCCGGCATCGGCCCCGGCCTTGGCGTCAAACTCGCCGTAGAAGCCGCGCGTGAAGGCGCGCACGCCGTCATCATCGGCGCACGCACGGCAGACAAACTCGACGACGCCGAACACCGCATCGCGGAAGTCAACCCCGCCTGCCACGTCCTCAAACACATCACCGACATCACCGATCGCGCGCAGTGTGAAGCGATGGCAGCCGCCAGCATCCAAGCCTTTGGCCGCATCGACGCCCTCATCAACAGCGCATTCTTTCATGGCGACATGGATCACGTCTCCACCGCCAACCTGGACCGCTGGGCAGCAGTGTTCGAGACCAACCTCATCGGCACGCTCAAACTCACCCAGGCCGTACTCCCGCACATGAAAGCACAACGCAGCGGTGCCATCGTCATGATCAACACCATGGCCACCCGGCAAGTGCCACCGCTGGGCGAAGCCGGCTACGCCGCCTCCAAAGCCGCACTCGCCAACGCCGTCAAATACCTCGCCACCGAAGTCGGCGCGCACAACATCCGCGCCAACAGCATCCACATGGGCTGGATGTGGGGCGCGCCCGTGCAGGGCTACTTTGAATGGCAGGCACGCGAACAACAGGTGCCGGTGGAAACCCTCACCCAACCGATCATCAACAGCATCCCCCTACGCCGCATCCCCACCGACACCGAATGCGCCCGCGCCGCACTGTTTCTGGCCTCCGACTACGCCAGCGCAATCACCGGCGCGTCGCTGGATGCGAATGGCGGGGCGTTTATGGGGTGA
- a CDS encoding sulfotransferase has product MIRFDPDTLLAEARAQTGLSDFGEPSFREGLTVFCHALETEAQLSDFGRGLLHQKVMELLTNRLGIEDWYRRHPEIDDEPLAAPLVIVGLPRTGTTHLQRILAQDPQFYSMPWWESRYPVPFPGESLAEPIQRIEQARAEVKVMVEAMPKLLSIHPMDADEADEEVMLMEHTFMAALNTYAHIPSYMNWLAQVDERPAYAYLKRMLKFLQWQKRQRGITASRWVLKAPHHLLRMKLLLDIFPGARIIQTHRDPVDTIPSIASFLDTLWRIYSNDVDPTAAGQEWSDLMARAFRHTMHVRDQNPDPFFDVAFLDTVQKPLTVVRAIYTWAGLTLTPEVEQAMQHWLTTHTRNTRAAHEYDTSQFGLSDAQLKTLFADYRARHIH; this is encoded by the coding sequence ATGATCCGCTTTGATCCCGACACCCTGCTGGCCGAAGCCCGCGCCCAGACCGGACTCTCCGATTTTGGCGAACCGAGCTTTCGCGAAGGGCTGACCGTGTTCTGCCACGCGCTGGAAACCGAAGCCCAACTGTCCGACTTTGGCCGTGGCCTGCTGCACCAAAAGGTCATGGAACTGCTGACCAACCGCCTCGGCATCGAGGACTGGTATCGGCGGCATCCCGAAATTGACGACGAACCGCTGGCTGCGCCGCTGGTCATCGTCGGCCTGCCGCGCACCGGCACCACGCACCTGCAACGCATTCTCGCCCAAGACCCGCAGTTCTACTCCATGCCGTGGTGGGAATCGCGCTACCCCGTCCCCTTCCCCGGCGAATCGCTGGCCGAGCCGATCCAGCGCATCGAACAAGCACGCGCCGAGGTCAAGGTGATGGTCGAAGCGATGCCCAAACTCCTCAGCATTCACCCAATGGACGCCGACGAGGCCGACGAAGAAGTGATGTTGATGGAACACACTTTCATGGCCGCGCTGAACACCTACGCCCACATCCCCAGCTACATGAACTGGCTCGCGCAGGTGGACGAGCGCCCCGCGTATGCGTACCTCAAGCGAATGCTCAAATTCCTGCAATGGCAAAAACGCCAACGCGGCATCACCGCAAGTCGCTGGGTACTCAAAGCGCCACACCACCTGCTGCGCATGAAACTGCTGCTGGACATCTTCCCCGGCGCACGCATCATCCAAACCCACCGCGACCCGGTGGACACCATCCCATCCATCGCCAGCTTTCTCGACACCCTGTGGCGCATCTACAGCAACGACGTTGACCCCACCGCCGCAGGCCAGGAATGGAGCGATCTCATGGCACGCGCCTTCCGCCACACGATGCACGTGCGTGACCAAAACCCCGATCCATTTTTCGACGTCGCGTTTCTCGACACCGTGCAAAAACCGCTCACCGTGGTGCGCGCCATCTACACATGGGCAGGGCTAACCCTGACGCCGGAGGTGGAACAGGCCATGCAACACTGGCTCACCACCCACACTCGCAACACCCGCGCCGCGCACGAATACGACACCTCACAATTCGGCCTGAGCGATGCACAACTCAAAACCCTGTTTGCCGACTATCGCGCGCGGCATATCCATTGA
- a CDS encoding DUF1214 domain-containing protein encodes MAVSDDVISGQVWSDFCDALKRAGQQVLRPEAPLSELDRAEGWRYLTRLLRIGLEMHLECADPDFPAFFMPSHETGKIGADNPDNLYLMARINGANEYVLRGTRGSVSYLSVGSQKGGYESDGKMEQTGFIDGNDLQLDDEGRFEIIVSATRPTDAQHWLRIEPASNAVLVRQTFLDRKTERPAALTIERRNSDAQPAPINAQRIQRALHNTAGFVEGTATLFANWAQSYLAHPNQLPLADQALCQRVGGDPNILYYHSYWELKDDEALVIRLPRIPACRFWNLQINNWWMESLDYRYHRIHHNAHSAQVAADGSVTLILAHRDPGAANWLETAGHDRGTLCLRWVGASETVDPELRVVPHAQLKDLPR; translated from the coding sequence GTGGCGGTATCTGATGACGTGATCTCCGGGCAGGTCTGGAGCGATTTTTGTGATGCACTGAAGCGTGCCGGGCAGCAGGTGTTGCGTCCTGAAGCGCCGCTCAGCGAACTGGATCGCGCCGAAGGTTGGCGCTATTTGACGCGGTTGCTGCGCATTGGTTTGGAGATGCACCTGGAATGTGCCGACCCGGACTTTCCAGCGTTTTTCATGCCGTCGCACGAAACCGGCAAGATCGGCGCCGACAATCCCGACAATCTGTATCTGATGGCGCGCATCAACGGTGCCAATGAGTATGTGCTGCGCGGCACACGCGGCAGTGTCTCCTATCTGTCGGTCGGCTCACAAAAAGGCGGCTATGAAAGCGACGGCAAGATGGAACAGACCGGCTTTATCGATGGCAATGATCTGCAACTGGACGATGAAGGCCGGTTTGAGATCATCGTCAGCGCCACGCGTCCCACAGACGCGCAACACTGGCTACGCATTGAACCGGCGTCCAACGCCGTGCTGGTGCGGCAAACCTTTCTGGATCGCAAAACCGAGCGCCCTGCGGCGCTGACCATCGAGCGTCGCAACAGCGACGCGCAGCCTGCACCGATCAATGCGCAACGTATCCAGCGCGCCTTGCACAACACGGCGGGTTTTGTCGAAGGCACCGCCACGCTGTTTGCCAACTGGGCGCAGAGCTATCTGGCGCATCCCAACCAACTGCCGCTGGCCGATCAGGCGTTGTGCCAGCGCGTCGGCGGCGATCCCAACATCCTCTATTACCACTCGTATTGGGAACTCAAAGACGACGAGGCGCTGGTGATCCGCCTGCCGCGCATCCCCGCGTGCCGGTTCTGGAACCTGCAAATCAACAACTGGTGGATGGAGTCGTTGGACTACCGCTACCACCGCATCCACCACAACGCCCACAGCGCGCAAGTGGCCGCCGACGGCAGCGTGACGCTGATCCTCGCGCACCGCGATCCCGGCGCGGCCAACTGGCTGGAAACCGCCGGCCATGATCGCGGCACGCTCTGCCTGCGCTGGGTCGGCGCGAGTGAAACTGTTGATCCCGAATTGCGCGTCGTCCCCCACGCCCAACTCAAGGACTTGCCCCGATGA
- a CDS encoding beta-glucosidase: MRSVIRSVWVVALLTVVGCGGGTDHGTSPLTLGASRCGNVAERPWCDARLDPAERTRLLLAAMTLSQKIDLMAGDHFLGVATSDPATGTVNGIPELGIPPLYMSDGPAGTREGISTAFPAPIALGASFNPELAYDMGKVIGREVRLKGNDLVHGPTVDIMRTGLAGRTFETYGEDPYLATRLGVRWIDGAQSEHVIGNVKHYLLNNQEGQVGAPPLLSLIGGRHLISAMVDERTLREIYLPPFEAAVKEAGVGSVMCAYNLINLQPACSHRHLLQGVLRDEWGFDGFVVSDYLLAVKDTVMSINNGNEIEMPVGFFYQPAEIQLAVATGLVSEATIDVRVGNILRTLFRFGFFDRADFPSDDGLIDYPAGDLAARRVAEEGMVLLKNNGVLPLNSATRSIAIIGKPATTYHNVGGSAAVTPWRYTSAVDAITARAGSNVTVTYDDGSQPARAAARAAAADVALVFVGDNAKEGTDKTCLALDCPPFWMGPLLSSPQKNLIEAVVSANPHTVVLLELGGPILTPWRDRLAGLLTTWYGGQATGSAVALVLFGDTDPGGRLPVTFPDAESQTPTAGNFLQYPGQLVAQYSEGVFIGYRWYDHQGIAPAYPFGFGLSYTTFAASDLTLNLVDGRVRATWQITNTGTRAGSTVGQVYLGKPMPEPGVEQPPSALNGFRKVTLAAGASQTVSVDLDDAAFAYWSESQNGWRVADGCYTIRVGFSSRDLPLTAALERNGTGWRIQPACR; encoded by the coding sequence ATGCGTTCAGTGATTCGATCCGTTTGGGTAGTGGCGCTGTTGACTGTGGTGGGCTGTGGGGGTGGCACTGATCACGGTACGTCGCCGCTGACGCTCGGCGCGTCGCGTTGTGGCAACGTCGCAGAACGTCCGTGGTGCGATGCGCGGCTTGACCCGGCAGAGCGCACGCGCCTGCTGCTGGCGGCGATGACGCTGTCGCAAAAAATCGACCTGATGGCGGGCGACCATTTTCTTGGCGTTGCCACCAGCGATCCGGCCACCGGCACCGTCAATGGCATTCCCGAACTCGGCATTCCGCCGCTGTATATGTCGGATGGCCCTGCCGGAACCCGCGAAGGCATTTCCACCGCGTTTCCTGCACCGATTGCGCTCGGTGCCAGTTTCAACCCGGAACTGGCGTATGACATGGGCAAGGTCATTGGCCGTGAAGTCCGCCTCAAAGGCAATGATCTGGTACACGGCCCGACCGTGGACATCATGCGCACTGGCCTTGCCGGACGCACGTTCGAGACCTATGGCGAAGACCCGTATCTGGCGACGCGGCTCGGCGTGCGCTGGATCGACGGCGCGCAGAGCGAACACGTCATCGGCAACGTCAAACACTATTTGCTCAACAATCAGGAAGGGCAGGTGGGCGCGCCGCCGCTGCTGTCGCTGATCGGCGGGCGGCATTTGATCAGCGCGATGGTGGACGAACGCACGCTGCGTGAAATCTACCTGCCGCCGTTTGAAGCAGCGGTCAAAGAAGCGGGCGTCGGCTCGGTGATGTGCGCGTACAACCTCATCAACCTGCAACCGGCGTGCAGCCATCGACATCTGCTGCAAGGCGTGCTGCGCGACGAATGGGGCTTTGATGGCTTTGTGGTGTCCGATTACCTGCTGGCCGTGAAGGACACGGTCATGTCGATCAACAACGGCAACGAAATCGAAATGCCGGTCGGGTTCTTTTACCAACCCGCAGAAATCCAGCTTGCGGTGGCAACCGGGCTGGTCAGTGAGGCGACCATCGACGTGCGCGTCGGCAACATCCTGCGCACGCTATTTCGCTTCGGATTCTTTGACCGCGCCGATTTTCCCAGTGACGACGGCCTGATCGACTATCCGGCGGGCGATCTCGCCGCGCGCCGCGTCGCCGAAGAAGGCATGGTGTTGCTGAAAAACAACGGCGTGCTGCCGCTGAACAGTGCCACGCGCAGCATCGCCATCATCGGTAAACCCGCCACCACCTATCACAACGTCGGCGGATCGGCGGCGGTCACGCCGTGGCGTTACACCAGCGCGGTGGACGCGATCACCGCGCGCGCCGGATCGAACGTCACGGTGACCTACGACGACGGCAGCCAACCCGCACGCGCCGCCGCGCGGGCCGCCGCCGCAGACGTGGCGCTGGTGTTCGTGGGCGACAACGCCAAGGAAGGCACCGACAAAACCTGTCTGGCGCTGGACTGCCCGCCGTTCTGGATGGGGCCGCTGCTGTCCAGCCCGCAAAAGAATTTGATAGAAGCCGTGGTTTCTGCAAATCCGCACACCGTGGTGCTGCTGGAACTCGGCGGGCCGATCCTGACGCCGTGGCGGGATCGCCTCGCCGGACTGTTGACGACGTGGTACGGCGGGCAGGCCACCGGCAGCGCGGTGGCGCTCGTGCTGTTTGGCGATACCGATCCGGGCGGACGCCTGCCGGTCACGTTTCCCGATGCCGAAAGTCAGACGCCCACCGCAGGCAATTTTTTGCAATATCCGGGGCAACTCGTCGCGCAGTACAGCGAGGGCGTTTTCATCGGCTATCGCTGGTACGACCATCAAGGCATCGCGCCCGCGTACCCGTTCGGCTTTGGCCTGTCATACACCACGTTTGCGGCCAGTGACCTGACGCTGAACCTCGTCGATGGCCGCGTGCGTGCCACCTGGCAGATCACCAATACCGGCACCCGCGCAGGCTCCACCGTGGGGCAGGTGTACCTCGGTAAACCGATGCCGGAACCGGGCGTGGAACAGCCGCCAAGTGCGTTGAACGGCTTTCGCAAGGTCACGCTGGCTGCGGGCGCGTCGCAGACGGTGAGTGTTGATCTTGATGACGCCGCATTTGCTTATTGGAGCGAATCGCAGAATGGCTGGCGGGTGGCCGATGGCTGTTACACGATCCGTGTTGGCTTTTCGTCGCGTGATCTGCCGTTGACGGCAGCGCTGGAGCGCAATGGTACGGGCTGGCGTATTCAGCCTGCGTGCAGGTGA
- a CDS encoding GDSL-type esterase/lipase family protein, producing MGFMRALSSLLLMMLLASCDGSDAVDVSASHSNDGWVGAWSAAPYGPYPLGPLSALLPLPETMPLPPIPSYLPNNQAVDQGFRMVVRPTLGGEALRVRLSNLMGDRPVHIGPVRVAQRALGPAIVPGSAQPVLFGGREDVIIAPGTEAVSDALAFAVTEGADLAVSFHVIGESGPITWHAVSFALNYVGLPNVLEHTADLSGLRFPQVTLGWFFLSGIDVQAPESSGAIVAIGDSITDGAYSVPETNTRWTDWFAARLRARGVAMSVLSQGINSNTVTREAVDPDSLYQGPPAEERFQRDVLSRAGVRSVVIFEGTNDLAAGVAAETIHAGIQRLAQRAHAAGLCVVIGTIPPRLDIALGWNPLSDEPQRQRLNELIRADTSFDALADFEAALALPGLPMLPNAALYFPDLLHPNSVGFAVMAEAVPLEALVPPPVGRCVR from the coding sequence ATGGGATTCATGCGCGCGCTGTCATCGCTGTTACTGATGATGCTGCTGGCCAGTTGCGATGGCAGTGATGCCGTTGATGTTTCAGCCAGTCACAGCAACGACGGCTGGGTCGGTGCGTGGTCTGCCGCCCCGTACGGGCCTTATCCGTTGGGGCCGCTGAGCGCGTTGTTACCGTTGCCGGAGACGATGCCTTTACCGCCAATTCCAAGCTATCTGCCCAACAATCAGGCGGTCGATCAGGGCTTTCGGATGGTGGTGCGTCCAACCCTGGGCGGCGAGGCGCTGCGCGTGCGCTTATCTAATCTGATGGGCGATCGGCCTGTGCATATCGGCCCGGTGCGTGTGGCGCAGCGCGCGCTGGGGCCGGCCATTGTGCCGGGCAGTGCGCAGCCGGTTCTGTTTGGGGGTCGCGAAGACGTGATCATCGCCCCCGGCACAGAAGCCGTCAGTGATGCGCTGGCGTTTGCGGTGACTGAGGGTGCCGATCTCGCCGTGTCTTTTCATGTGATTGGCGAAAGTGGGCCGATCACCTGGCACGCGGTGTCGTTTGCGTTGAATTATGTGGGGTTGCCCAACGTGCTCGAGCACACGGCGGATTTGTCAGGGCTCCGCTTTCCGCAAGTCACTTTGGGCTGGTTTTTTTTGAGTGGGATTGATGTGCAGGCACCGGAGTCGTCGGGAGCGATTGTTGCCATCGGTGATTCGATCACTGATGGCGCGTACAGCGTGCCGGAAACCAATACGCGCTGGACAGACTGGTTTGCGGCACGGCTGCGCGCGCGCGGTGTGGCGATGTCGGTCCTCAGTCAAGGGATTAACAGCAATACCGTGACACGTGAAGCGGTTGATCCCGACAGTCTTTATCAGGGGCCGCCCGCCGAAGAGCGTTTTCAGCGCGATGTGTTATCACGCGCCGGGGTGCGTTCCGTGGTGATCTTTGAAGGCACCAATGATCTTGCCGCTGGCGTGGCTGCCGAGACCATCCACGCGGGCATTCAACGGCTGGCGCAGCGCGCACATGCGGCGGGGCTATGCGTGGTGATTGGTACCATTCCACCGCGGCTGGATATTGCCTTGGGCTGGAATCCTCTCAGTGATGAGCCGCAGCGCCAGCGCCTGAATGAACTGATTCGCGCTGATACCAGCTTCGATGCACTTGCGGATTTTGAGGCGGCGTTAGCGTTACCCGGTTTGCCCATGCTGCCGAACGCGGCGTTGTATTTTCCCGATCTGCTGCATCCCAACTCGGTCGGCTTTGCGGTGATGGCAGAGGCAGTGCCGCTGGAGGCATTGGTGCCGCCGCCAGTAGGACGTTGTGTGCGTTGA